A genomic region of Deinococcus aestuarii contains the following coding sequences:
- a CDS encoding NACHT domain-containing protein — MGSKQTRLQLDQLTDYRAFERLCNALMVKYGYTEFEPLGGTNDKGRDAVHYCAQKNEHTVFSYSVRQDWERKLFEDLEKIRRHDHPCQVVVYVTTQEISAADQDRVKARVRDTYGWRLRVCDLEWLSTLVDKHADLKRMYPEIFFLPEPGESPYVPLDLQGYVASVRERHHEWRERYTPLFADHFEFDLLVAEKRPLGTGEPLPVTRLPQEAPLTVLLGESGAGKTTTLWKLALDCALGWEEGHRPPVPILVPLRNWAPGTPVEDLAVQAFAPVQGHPAAVRGLLARGEALVLLDGLNELPADPRVRADAGRDLRTFLDRYPGARHVVTCRTSDYDEALLDNGRGALPRTYEAQRLTATQVGDYVGRSLPPERAAEFNHQLRLHDERAWEDTSSILHLAQIPFHLRLMIKQFEVTGALPAGTAPLVQGLVRRMGAPKAGCRAPGVDAYRKERILATLAGAGLRDGATMSLAVPVARGTVEEVVRTLRGEGVIAGEVTADGVWSDLLSENYLNYERHRTGAVTTRRWDTVEWLHQLFQDYFLALYLTAVLLQGDQPSRQLVRRWLWNAPRTFQQACLMALELLTLPRKRLVFDEFRWVPGPLAENLLGQLPQREIETMLLDGVRACLAQEACSAQALEDAALYHYTGGLPGLFVEAFRSVPLPHKQAIAATNCAYAIKFQTRPGAQRAQQNAEAWIGHQDELVRFYAAKTLWAKDRGLAARALETLAQRGTGRARTLAAELIAAWQPE; from the coding sequence ATGGGCTCCAAGCAGACCAGACTGCAACTCGACCAACTGACCGACTACCGGGCGTTCGAACGTCTTTGCAACGCCCTGATGGTGAAGTACGGCTACACCGAGTTCGAGCCCCTGGGAGGCACCAACGACAAAGGGCGCGACGCCGTGCACTACTGCGCGCAGAAGAACGAGCACACCGTGTTCTCGTACAGCGTTCGTCAGGACTGGGAACGGAAACTCTTCGAGGACCTCGAAAAGATTCGGCGGCACGACCACCCCTGCCAAGTGGTCGTGTACGTTACCACCCAGGAGATCAGCGCCGCGGATCAGGACCGGGTCAAGGCCCGCGTTCGGGACACCTACGGCTGGCGGCTGCGGGTCTGCGACCTGGAGTGGCTCTCGACCCTGGTGGACAAGCACGCCGATCTCAAACGGATGTACCCCGAGATCTTCTTCCTTCCCGAGCCGGGCGAGTCCCCGTACGTTCCTCTTGACCTCCAGGGGTATGTCGCCTCGGTGAGGGAGCGGCACCACGAGTGGCGGGAGCGGTACACCCCGCTGTTCGCCGACCACTTCGAGTTCGACCTGCTCGTCGCGGAGAAGCGGCCCCTCGGGACGGGAGAGCCCCTGCCCGTGACCCGGCTGCCGCAGGAGGCGCCCCTCACGGTGCTGTTGGGTGAATCGGGCGCGGGCAAGACGACGACCCTCTGGAAGCTGGCCCTGGACTGCGCCCTGGGGTGGGAGGAGGGCCACCGACCGCCCGTGCCCATCCTGGTTCCTCTCCGCAACTGGGCCCCCGGAACACCCGTCGAGGACCTGGCGGTGCAGGCTTTCGCCCCCGTGCAGGGGCATCCGGCCGCCGTTCGGGGGCTGTTGGCGCGCGGGGAGGCCCTGGTCCTGCTCGACGGTCTCAACGAACTGCCCGCCGATCCCCGGGTGCGTGCCGACGCGGGGCGCGACCTCCGGACGTTCCTGGACCGCTACCCGGGGGCACGCCATGTGGTGACGTGCCGCACCTCGGACTACGACGAGGCTCTGCTGGACAACGGGCGGGGCGCCCTCCCGCGAACGTACGAGGCCCAGCGGCTCACGGCCACCCAGGTGGGGGACTACGTGGGGCGTTCCCTCCCCCCGGAGCGGGCGGCCGAGTTCAACCACCAGCTCCGGCTGCACGACGAGCGCGCCTGGGAGGACACGAGTTCAATCCTGCACCTGGCGCAGATTCCCTTCCACCTGCGCCTGATGATCAAACAGTTCGAGGTCACGGGTGCACTCCCGGCCGGTACCGCCCCGCTGGTGCAGGGCCTCGTCCGCCGGATGGGTGCCCCGAAGGCGGGCTGCCGTGCACCGGGCGTGGACGCCTATCGCAAGGAGCGCATCCTGGCGACCCTGGCCGGCGCCGGGCTCCGCGACGGGGCGACCATGAGCCTGGCCGTGCCCGTGGCGCGGGGCACGGTCGAGGAGGTGGTGCGGACGTTGCGCGGAGAAGGCGTGATCGCCGGGGAGGTCACGGCCGACGGGGTCTGGTCCGACCTCCTGTCCGAGAACTACCTGAATTACGAGCGGCACCGGACGGGGGCGGTCACCACCCGGCGATGGGACACGGTGGAATGGCTGCATCAGTTGTTTCAGGATTACTTCCTGGCCCTCTACCTGACGGCGGTCTTGCTTCAGGGCGACCAGCCGAGTCGGCAACTCGTCCGCCGATGGCTGTGGAACGCGCCACGGACCTTCCAGCAGGCCTGCCTGATGGCGCTGGAACTGCTGACCTTGCCACGCAAGCGGCTGGTGTTCGACGAGTTCCGGTGGGTGCCCGGGCCGCTGGCAGAGAACCTGCTCGGACAGCTCCCCCAGCGGGAGATCGAGACCATGCTCCTCGACGGCGTTCGGGCTTGTCTGGCGCAGGAAGCCTGTTCGGCCCAGGCCCTGGAGGACGCGGCGCTGTACCACTACACCGGCGGCCTGCCCGGTCTGTTCGTGGAGGCGTTTCGGTCTGTGCCTCTCCCCCACAAGCAGGCCATCGCGGCCACCAACTGTGCCTACGCCATCAAGTTTCAAACCCGGCCAGGAGCACAGCGCGCTCAGCAGAATGCGGAAGCGTGGATCGGGCATCAGGATGAGCTGGTACGGTTTTACGCGGCCAAGACCCTGTGGGCCAAAGATCGTGGGCTGGCCGCCAGGGCCCTCGAAACGCTGGCCCAGAGGGGCACGGGCCGGGCCCGCACCCTGGCTGCCGAACTCATCGCGGCCTGGCAGCCTGAATAA
- a CDS encoding LysE/ArgO family amino acid transporter codes for MAELLPAALVQGFGVSAAHLMGVSALNAFVLRQALHRHHPLVAGTAGALSDALFILLGATGIGALLTGLPALAPLAAWGGAAFLFWHGGKAFRAARHPRVIDARARPQDAGPARQVAATALGLTLLNPHPYLDSVVLFGAVAAPFPAGGRTLFALGAITASCAWYALLALGGARLAPLFRSPGAWRVLDVLVGALMWTFALSLVWRALHGGVGEHHG; via the coding sequence ATGGCTGAACTCCTCCCGGCCGCCCTGGTGCAGGGCTTTGGGGTGAGTGCGGCGCACCTGATGGGCGTGAGTGCCCTGAACGCCTTCGTGCTGCGCCAGGCCCTGCACCGCCACCATCCGCTCGTCGCGGGGACGGCGGGCGCCTTGTCGGACGCGCTGTTCATCCTCCTCGGCGCGACCGGCATCGGGGCGCTGCTCACCGGGCTCCCCGCGCTGGCGCCCCTGGCCGCCTGGGGCGGGGCCGCGTTCCTCTTCTGGCACGGCGGGAAGGCCTTCCGGGCCGCCCGGCACCCCAGGGTCATCGACGCCCGGGCCAGGCCACAGGACGCCGGTCCGGCCCGGCAGGTCGCGGCCACCGCCCTGGGCCTGACCCTGCTCAACCCGCACCCGTACCTGGACAGCGTGGTGCTGTTCGGGGCCGTCGCCGCGCCCTTCCCGGCGGGGGGCCGGACGCTCTTCGCCCTCGGCGCCATCACGGCGTCCTGTGCCTGGTACGCGCTGCTGGCCCTGGGCGGGGCCCGCCTCGCGCCGCTGTTCCGCTCGCCTGGGGCGTGGCGTGTGCTCGACGTCCTGGTGGGGGCCTTGATGTGGACGTTCGCCCTGTCCCTGGTGTGGCGGGCCCTGCACGGCGGGGTGGGGGAACACCACGGATGA
- a CDS encoding ArsR/SmtB family transcription factor: MSVLTPPAPGLLEAKAKLFRGFSDRSRLSLLEALREEPRSVSELVALTGLTQPNVSNHLACLRDCGLVQAERVGRFQRYRLSDARVGQMLALIDDLLAEVATGVAACCNSRGESPSS, translated from the coding sequence ATGTCCGTGCTGACGCCCCCCGCGCCGGGCCTGCTGGAAGCAAAGGCCAAGCTGTTCCGGGGTTTTTCCGACCGCTCGCGGCTGAGCCTGCTGGAGGCCCTGCGCGAGGAGCCCCGCAGCGTGTCCGAACTGGTGGCCCTCACCGGCCTGACCCAGCCCAACGTCAGCAACCACCTGGCCTGTCTGCGGGACTGCGGCCTGGTCCAGGCCGAGCGCGTGGGGCGCTTCCAGCGCTACCGGTTGAGCGACGCGCGGGTGGGACAGATGCTGGCCCTGATCGACGACCTGCTGGCCGAGGTGGCGACTGGCGTGGCCGCGTGCTGCAACTCCCGGGGGGAGTCCCCTTCCTCCTGA